Proteins from a genomic interval of Labrus mixtus chromosome 24, fLabMix1.1, whole genome shotgun sequence:
- the arhgef7b gene encoding rho guanine nucleotide exchange factor 7b isoform X1, translating into MNSAEQTVTWLITLGVLESPKKSISDPEAFLQTSLQDGAVLCRLLERLRPGTVDRFFQEPRNDSECQRNISEFIKGCGAFSVEAFEVNDLLQGLNFSKVLNSLVVLNKATEESGVSEDDVCVPPSSSLRIKSFDSSNTQPRSSKLLQPQYRSLDMSEGAGCGHTLVKARFPFQQTNEDELSFSKGDIISVSRQEDGGWWEGSVNGKSGWFPSNYVRELKGGDKTLERQKSGTLKSPPKGFDTTIISKTYYNVVLQNILEAESEYSRELQSLLGSYLRSLHPTDRLTSVDIGHIQGNLEEISTFQQMLVQSLEEHTKLPESQQRIGGFFLNLMPQMKIIYVAYCSTHPCAVSVLTQHGEELGEYMESKGASTPGILTLTTSLSKPFTRLERYPTLLKELDRHMEEQHPDKADLLAALSAFKDFAAQCQDVRKKKDLELQILTEPIRNWEGDDIRALGPVLHMSQTTVHTQNCQESNERYLVLFPHTLLMLSASLRMSGFIYQGRIPLSGILISRIEDGDNLKNAFEISGAGGQCERMQVACNNQHDLQDWLDLLTKHTHTPAVHTHTHKPQSVCHTLPSQPVTPSRHSESRGGSGSGNNYHTLPHPSSLGTTHTSSSSPTWGPLEPPSTPKPWSLSCLRPAPPLRPSAALCQKEDLSKSPKNMKKLLPKRKPERKPSEEDFSVRKSTAALEEDAQILKVIEAYCTSAKTRQTLNSTWQGTDLMHNHVLADTSLTVTGNPGNPPCSDQSEDSDYDSIWTATSYRTASFSRSSRQNVHMLFPEEEKIIVEETKSNGQTVVEERGLVDTVYCLKDEVQELKQDNKRMKRTLEEEQRARKELERIIRRVLKSMNDPTWDETNL; encoded by the exons GCTTTCGAGGTGAACGACCTCCTGCAGGGGCTGAACTTCTCCAAGGTCCTAAACTCCCTGGTCGTGCTGAACAAAGCGACGGAag AATCTGGTGTTTCTGAAGACGACGTGTGCGTGCCGCCCTCCTCTTCATTGAGGATCAAATCTTTCGACTCTTCCAACACTCAGCCTCGCTCCTCTAAACTGCTGCAGCCTCAGTACCGGAGTCTG GACATGTCGGAGGGCGCTGGCTGCGGCCACACCCTGGTCAAAGCGCGCTTCCCCTTCCAGCAGACCAATGAGGACGAGCTCTCCTTCTCCAAAGGTGACATCATCAGCGTGAGCCGGCAGGAGGACGGCGGCTGGTGGGAAGGCTCAGTCAACGGCAAGTCTGGGTGGTTCCCCAGCAACTACGTCCGGGAGCTGAAAGGAGGCG ATAAAACATTAGAGAGGCAGAAGTCTGGCACTCTGAAGAGTCCGCCCAAAGGTTTTGACACGACCATCATCAGCAAGACGTACTACAATGTG gTCCTGCAGAACATCCTGGAAGCAGAGAGTGAATATTCGAGGGAGCTGCAGAGTCTGCTGGGTTCATACCTGCGCTCGCTTCACCCCACAGACAG actcaCCAGCGTCGACATCGGTCACATTCAGGGAAATCTGGAGGAGATCTCGACCTTCCAGCAGATGTTGGTTCAGTCGTTGGAGGAGCACACAAA acttcCAGAGAGTCAGCAGAGGATCGGCGGTTTCTTCCTCAATCTGATGCCTCAGATGAAGATCATCTACGTGGCGTACTGCTCCACCCACCCGTGTGCGGTCAGCGTCCTCACACAACACGG TGAGGAGCTGGGGGAGTACATGGAGTCAAAGGGGGCGTCCACTCCGGGGATCCTGACTCTGACCACCAGTCTGAGTAAACCCTTCACTCGACTGGAGAGATACCCGACGCTGCTCAAAGAACTGGACAGACACATGGAG gagcagcacCCTGACAAAGCCGACCTCCTTGCTGCTCTTTCAGCCTTTAAAGACTTTGca gctcAGTGTCAGGatgtgaggaagaagaaggaccTTGAGTTGCAGATTTTAACCGAGCCAATCAGAAACTGGGAGGGCGACGACATCAGAGCCCTGGGCCCCGTCCTCCACATGTCCCAGACCACCGTCCACACGCAGAACTGTCAG gagtcAAACGAGCGATACCTCGTCCTGTTTCCTCACACTCTGCTCATGCTCTCTGCCAGTCTGAGGATGAGCGGATTCATCTATCAG GGGAGGATACCGCTGTCAGGAATACTGATATCCAGAATAGAAGACGGAGATAACCTAAAGAACGCTTTTGAGATATCAg GTGCAGGTGGTCAGTGCGAGCGGATGCAGGTTGCTTGTAACAATCAGCACGACCTGCAGGACTGGCTGGACCtcctcacaaaacacacacacactccggctgtgcacacacacacgcacaagccTCAGTCTGTGTGTCACACA CTGCCCTCTCAACCCGTCACTCCGTCCAGACACTCAGAGTCTCGAGGAGGCAGCGGCTCAGGAAACAACTACCACACACTCCCACATCCATCTTCACTCGGcaccacacacaccagcagcagcagtccgACGTGGGGGCCCCTGGAGCCTCCGAGCACGCCCAAACCCTGGAGCCTGAGCTGCCTCCGCCCTGCGCCTCCTCTCCGGCCCTCTGCTGCGCTCTGCCAGAAGGAG gatCTGAGTAAAAGTCCAAAGAACATGAAGAAGCTTCTCCCAAAGAGGAAACCAGAGAGGAAACCTTCAGAGGAGGATTTCTCAGTCAGAAAAA gtACGGCCGCTCTGGAGGAAGACGCTCAGATTCTGAAAGTGATCGAAGCGTACTGCACGAGCGCCAAGACACGCCAGACTCTCAACTCca CCTGGCAAGGGACTGACCTCATGCACAACCACGTGCTCGCTGACACCAGCCTCACTGTCACGGGTAACCCTGGTAACCCGCCGtgttctgaccaatcagaggactCCGATTATGACAGTATCTGGACGGCCACTAGTTACAGGACGGCCTCGTTTTCTC GCTCCAGCAGGCAGAACGTCCACATGTTGTTcccggaggaggagaagatcaTCGTGGAGGAGACAAAGAGCAACGGACAAACCGTggtggaggagag gggtCTGGTGGACACCGTGTACTGCCTGAAAGATGAAGTCCAGGAGCTCAAACAG GACAacaagaggatgaagaggacgctggaggaggagcagcgagCGAGGAAGGAGCTGGAGAGAATCATCCGGAGAGTTCTGAAGAGCATGAACGACCCCACCTgggacgagactaacctctga